The nucleotide window TCAGGGAGTAAGACAGTTAGCTGTGTCTAAGATGACCTTAAATAAAATGTGTACCTATTGCAACGCCAGGCCACCTGTTCCCCGATCGTTTTCTCGGAAAGTCTCGACGATCCACGGGATCGGGGAACAGCGTTCGCCCGGGCGACGATGCTCTCGAATCGATATGGTTTTTCTCTCTCCGAACCGAAACGGCGGATCCTCTCTGTATCTGCCGATAAACCTGAACACGGTCCGCTATTACCGAAAGGAAAGCGCATCTCCGTTCGAGAAACGCGGACCGTCGTTTCCGTGTCCTCGAGAAAACCGATCGGAAGTATTGCACGCAAGATCCCCACTATCATTCGTTCCCTTATGCGATCTATAAGATCCGAGTATGCACgataaatattatgtataaaacgAGAGTGTGAAATGAATCAGACGTAAAATGCATAAAGTGTGTGTAGAGCACTGTCCAGTAACAAAATATCCTGAAGTCGTgtgtatgtatgcatgtatgtatgtatgtagttGCTTCTGTATGTTTGCTTCTCACCGGTCCACGAAATCGATCCTCACCGATTCCCGTTCGCCTGTCCGTATGCGTCGCGTATGCACTTGTGTATGGGcgtgtgtacgtgtgtgtgtACGTGTGGTTTAAACTAATTCCCCCGTCGACGAGACGTTGCACAAGCGGCACGCCTCGTGATACTCGTCACCCGCGACCAGTAATGTCGCATGTCCGCGTGAAATTATATTTAAAGTGTTCTATAATGAGTGCGGTCTTAATATCCATTCGATGAAAAGGTCTCATCGACAGCGTTGCACAATCGGCTCGTGACTTTCGCTATGCCGCGAGCCTTTCATCGCTCGAAGACAAAAGACCCGTCTCGAATCCGGCCGTTTGTTGTTCCGTTTTTCCCCCAGCGAAAATTATCCATCCGATTTCTCATCACCGCAATGATTTTCTCTAAACGTAGAAATGCGACGAGGCGCTCGCGACGAACCCGATCGAACGAGCGCACAAGAAGAACGGACGAACGCGGCGGCTCGCCTGAGCAAATCGACAAAACGCAGATGAAGTTGAGCAGAGCTCGGGTTTTGCTCAGGCGGGCGCGCCGGGGTTCTTCGGGTTCGTCGCGATCGATCCCGATTCACGGAGGTCCTCTCGATCCTACTCCGTCCCTCCCCACGAAGTCGAGCCCGATACGATTGGTCCTCAAGGCATCATCTTGCGGGGCGACAGCCACTTCTTCATGTAGTAGCAGAAGATCGTGGAGATGTAGATCAGGACCAGGAGGGCACAGGTCACGCCCAACACCAGCACCGAGGTCTTGGTCGGACAGGGCTCCACTATGGTCACCAATTTATCTGGAAAACGAACACGATTTTTCAGAGAACTGTCCTCCTTCGGTGCAGTATTCGCGAGCCAATTTTTGCCTGTGTAACCTTTCCttcgctagagagagagagagagatttgcttcAAGGATCCTCCAACGTTATCGTCTTCGTCAAAGTCTATCGATATAACATTTTTTACCAGGATTCGTGTCGTCCAGCAAACTTGCTGCAGTAATTtatctctaatcgacgctcagattgtccagaaaaatggacaatctagagagagaagatacgattattcgatccttgcggttcatatttgtagtcacgaattgtcaacaactataaaaacgagctgcaaggctcgaataatcgtatcttaataataatataataatcgtaaattTTCGGAAAAGCCGGTAGCAAAGAAACGTGTAATCTTCGAagctacaataatgtctccctaagtgacgctcagattgtgcacaaaagtggacaatttgggaagaggagatacgattattcgagccttgcagttagtttttatagttacctattgtcaacaattataaaaactaagtgcagcgctcggacaatcgtatctcctcttcgcaaattgtccatttctgtggacaatctgagcgtcagttagggagacattactgtagcttcCAAAATTACACGTTTCTTTGCCACCGGTTTTTCCGAAAATTTTCTATCACTTCAAATATTTCTCTTTTGCTACGGGTTTTATTTGAAGGATCCTTTATCCTGCACCACGTTTACTATCTCCGTCGAAGTCCACCGGTAGCAAAGTTTTAGCTAGGACACGTTTCGCCGATCAGACTCGTCATCTTCTAAAATGATACGTTTCCTTGCTATCAGACTGTCAGAAAATTGTTTTCCAGCGTTTCATCCAGAAAACGTATCGTTTCAGAGAATGCTTCCTCGCCACAGGATCCGTTTCGAGGAGTCTCTGCCTTCGTGCACCACAATTACCGGCTTCGTTAATGTCTACAGCCAGCAAATTGTCGTCTAGGAAATTGTATCATACAGACAACGCGTCATTTTCGTAAATGACACGTTTCCCCTGCTCTGTCGCGTTGTTTTCGAGGATCCGGCTTTGCGAAAAGATTCGCTTCGCTTCAGACATCGGACATTGTTTACGACGATTACCTTCGTTGAAGTCTATGCTGGCGTCGCTCTTCAGGGACTCCGACTGCTTATTGTCTCCGAAGTCGAGGACCAGGATCTCCTGGGACAACGTCATGTCCTCGGCCTTCTCCTCCGTCGTGTTCGCGAGACTCCTTCGGCGTCTCTTGCCCCAGGACTCGACCGATTCGCGTCCCCATTCGCAGACAGCCTGCAACCAATCGGTTCCCATTGTTCGCCGTCTCTTTTAGAACCTTATCGATCGCTTGCGATCTGCTTTAATTACCGGCTCGCAAGGTCCCAGACAGTACTTCACGTTGCATTGGAAGATCACGCCGTAGGACTCGGTGAATCTGAACGCCTCGTAGATGGACTGCAGGGCGTTTCCGTCCGTGGTGAAGCTCGGGAAGATCGACGGATCCACTGGGCATCTGGAATGATCCCAAAGATCTTGCTTCGGTTACTGATTCGTTGAAATTCGTCAGGGAGGCGAACTTTTGTCGCGACTCGCAGTTGTCGGAGATGTTCAAACAAGAGGCAAAGAGGGTTAGAACTTTGAGGATTGGGGGGAGGTTTTGTTGCTTACGCTTCCCCGTTTTATGGGGAATGGAATTCGAATGTTTTTCTATCGTCTACCTTGTGCCCGGTGGTCACAAACACTTTGGTACACGTAAATGAGGAAGAGAACCGAACGCGGGAGCTGCCAAAGTGTCAAGAGACAAAGGAGCCAGTGCAAGGGGTGGTCTGTTGTTCAGCGAGCATCCGCGTTAATTAGCGTATCGTGAAAAAACTGACCCTTCGTCGTCGATGATCTGGAAGGTGCTCTTCGAGTCTTTGGCCATGGCGACGCAGCTGCGAGCGAAGATGCCATACGGAGCTGTATAAGGAGACGTTTAATTGATCACGTGTCTTCTATGATCGATCAGTTTCTcggaacaaaaaaaaagaaaaacgacagagaaagagagaagtggGGAACTCACTGTCTTCCGGGATTTCGATTCTGAAGGTGAGCTTGTCTCCGATGCGTACAGTCTCGACCTCCCTGGACCTGCTGTCGAGGATGCGGATCCTTGGAGGAGGGGCCTCCGGCGCGCTGGTGATGCTGATCATTTCCGGATCCCTGATAGGCATCATCCCAAAGGTGATGTTCTTCGAGGACATGTCGTAGGTGCACTTCACCTTGTATATCTTATCGGCCTTGGTCATCACGACGGAATGATGCTGAAGGACGACCGTGTTCGAGTAGACGCCAGTCTGAAAACCGTCACGCTGCCGTGGTGAGCAGAGAGATTTTGAACAGAGTTTAAGGGTTCGTGCGGTGTGCGGGCAGCGACGCTATCGTGCGAACTAATTGTGCAATCGGGAGCTTACCACGCTTTGTGTGTTGCAGTCCTGGCCGCTCATGGTCAGGTCTAGCCGGAACAGATCGCTGTTTATCACGTCGATGTTGCACGTCTCCGATCGTCCCAATGCGTAGATGCGACCGTTAAACGGCTTGTTCGTGCGGACCTGCACCGCGATCCGCGTGTCCTTGCAGTCCACGGACACTGCAAGTTGCCACACGTTTGTACCGCTAATTAAAATTCTAGACCCGTAGGTACGTACCATCGTAGCAGGTGCCGGTCTTGTCGCAGTTTATGTCGTTTCTTGTGAGGTTGTTGATCGTTGGGTCTTCCGTGGTCTCGAACACGACGGGAAGCGGATCGGCAACTGGTCCAGCACCCTCTGCGAGCGATCGATTTTGTTGCAAACATTACAGAAATCATTGCAAGAGTTCTCTTAAcgttcgagtcccaagcagcgcgatcgcgctgttcagatcttgtgtcgcgatcgAACTTTATAGCGACGCGCAtacttttttcttttcgttttgtttgtcaatcttgacgagaGCGATCGCGCCgtttggttctcttcgcaatcaattaagacaagcgctatcacgctgtgTTCGCCACTtctcgaccgtgttttctgaataacccttgggactcaaacggttaagggGACTTGGATTAGCTAGATGGTCTGAAAAGTTCAAGACGTGCTCATAAGGCTCGCTTTAGAAGACCCTAATTATTATAGGTTTTATGATCCGGGAGTTAGACCGATCGGCTTCTAGACCAGGAATAAATGACGTAACAAGGACAGCTGTTTCCAAGATTGAATCCTCATCAGAGTTATTGTTGCAAAAATTACAGAAATCATTGCAAGAGTTCTCTTAAGGGGACTTGAATTAGGAGATCTTCTCAAGAGATCAATATGTGCTCATAAGGCTTGCTTTAGAAGACCTAATTATTATAGATTTTATGATCTGGAAGTTAGACCGATCGGCTTCCAGACCAGGAATAAACGACGAAACAAGGATAGCTGTTTCCAAGATTGAATCCTCATCAGAGTTATTGTTGCAAAAATTACAGAAATCATTGCAAGAGTTCTCTTAGGAGACTTGAATTAGGAGATGTGTTCATAAGGCTCGCTTTAGAAGATCTAATTAATCGAGGTTTTATGATCCGGGAGTTAGAGCAATCGGCTTCCAGACCAGGAATAAATGACGTAACAAGGACAGCTGTTTCCAAGATTGAATCCTCATCAGAGCTATTGTTGCAAAAATTACAGAAATCATTGCAAGAGTTCTCTTAAGGAGACTTGGATTAGATCTTCTCAAGAGATCAATACGTGCTCATAAGGCTCGCTTTAGAAGACCCAATTAATCGAGGTTTTATGATCCGGGAGTTAGAGCAATCGGCTTCCAGACCAGGAATAAACGACGTAACAAGAACAGCTGTTTCCAAGATCGAATCTTCATTAGTTCTTTCTCTACTAAATGATCAACGATTGCACTCACTCTCGCAGTTGTTCTCGAAATAGGTGCCAACCCTCTCCCCGTTATCGATCAGAGGCCTCTCCGAGTTGAGATACGTGGACGGGCCATCGGGCAGAGTCCAATGGTCCAGGTGGAACAGCTGGCAGTTGTAAGCCGATCCCTGTGGGGCACCTCGATAGAGGAACGATCTGCAGAGGAACTCGTTCTCGATTTCGCAGGACAATCTGCACGCGGACTCGCTTTGGACCTGAAGCTCCTTGTCGATGTAATAGTGCAGGCCCGCGTATTGCGCGACCTTCTCTTCCGCCACGCCGACCCTCGGCAGTTGGAAGGTCCTCTGCGATTTGCAGGCCTCCTTTCCTGAAATTCGCGAGCAACTCGTCTGAAGGACGCTGGCACCGAAAATAAATTATCGCGATTCTTTCACCCGGTGACATCGAGAGAAGATCTTTTCTTTCTTATCGCGCCGCGCGATTCTCGAAGCAGCGTAACTTCGGCACGTTTCGCCGTAAAGTCAAGGCGAATGGAGACGTCTAAGACGCCCGGCTTAATTCGTTTCGAATACGCTATCGATCTGGATCCGTGTTCCGCGAGAGCCGGTTGCTCGGCCTAAGCTAAGAATGATTACCTTTCAGACAGAGGTTCTCAAAATAGTCGACCCCCTGTGCATCCACGAACT belongs to Megalopta genalis isolate 19385.01 chromosome 1, iyMegGena1_principal, whole genome shotgun sequence and includes:
- the tyn gene encoding trynity isoform X1 — its product is MGSSAIGTMARMAASVTLLTFVAVSHAALARTAFEKLTDYDYRGTTYYSVRNLSLYECQSWCREEAECQAAAFSFVVNPLAPMQDTLCQLQNETSATNPTAQPQRAANMYYMTKLQIRSENVCLRPWSFERVPNKMIRGLDNALIYTSTKEACLAACLNEHRFTCRSVEYNYMSLQCHLSDSDRRTTGQYVQFVDAQGVDYFENLCLKGKEACKSQRTFQLPRVGVAEEKVAQYAGLHYYIDKELQVQSESACRLSCEIENEFLCRSFLYRGAPQGSAYNCQLFHLDHWTLPDGPSTYLNSERPLIDNGERVGTYFENNCEKGAGPVADPLPVVFETTEDPTINNLTRNDINCDKTGTCYDVSVDCKDTRIAVQVRTNKPFNGRIYALGRSETCNIDVINSDLFRLDLTMSGQDCNTQSVRDGFQTGVYSNTVVLQHHSVVMTKADKIYKVKCTYDMSSKNITFGMMPIRDPEMISITSAPEAPPPRIRILDSRSREVETVRIGDKLTFRIEIPEDTPYGIFARSCVAMAKDSKSTFQIIDDEGCPVDPSIFPSFTTDGNALQSIYEAFRFTESYGVIFQCNVKYCLGPCEPAVCEWGRESVESWGKRRRRSLANTTEEKAEDMTLSQEILVLDFGDNKQSESLKSDASIDFNEDKLVTIVEPCPTKTSVLVLGVTCALLVLIYISTIFCYYMKKWLSPRKMMP
- the tyn gene encoding trynity isoform X2 → MGSSAIGTMARMAASVTLLTFVAVSHAALARTAFEKLTDYDYRGTTYYSVRNLSLYECQSWCREEAECQAAAFSFVVNPLAPMQDTLCQLQNETSATNPTAQPQRAANMYYMTKLQIRSENVCLRPWSFERVPNKMIRGLDNALIYTSTKEACLAACLNEHRFTCRSVEYNYMSLQCHLSDSDRRTTGQYVQFVDAQGVDYFENLCLKGKEACKSQRTFQLPRVGVAEEKVAQYAGLHYYIDKELQVQSESACRLSCEIENEFLCRSFLYRGAPQGSAYNCQLFHLDHWTLPDGPSTYLNSERPLIDNGERVGTYFENNCEKGAGPVADPLPVVFETTEDPTINNLTRNDINCDKTGTCYDVSVDCKDTRIAVQVRTNKPFNGRIYALGRSETCNIDVINSDLFRLDLTMSGQDCNTQSVTGVYSNTVVLQHHSVVMTKADKIYKVKCTYDMSSKNITFGMMPIRDPEMISITSAPEAPPPRIRILDSRSREVETVRIGDKLTFRIEIPEDTPYGIFARSCVAMAKDSKSTFQIIDDEGCPVDPSIFPSFTTDGNALQSIYEAFRFTESYGVIFQCNVKYCLGPCEPAVCEWGRESVESWGKRRRRSLANTTEEKAEDMTLSQEILVLDFGDNKQSESLKSDASIDFNEDKLVTIVEPCPTKTSVLVLGVTCALLVLIYISTIFCYYMKKWLSPRKMMP